The sequence GCGACCAAATTCTTCATCAACCCAACCGGACGCTTTGTTATCGGCGGCCCAATGGGTGACTGCGGTCTGACCGGACGTAAAATCATCGTTGATACCTACGGCGGCATGGCACGTCACGGCGGCGGTGCGTTCTCTGGTAAAGATCCGTCTAAAGTTGACCGCTCTGCGGCATACGCGGCACGTTATGTTGCGAAAAACATCGTTGCTGCCGGCCTGGCAGACCGCTGTGAGATTCAGGTTTCTTACGCCATCGGCGTGGCTGAGCCAACCTCCATCATGGTTGAAACCTTCGGTACCGAGAAAGTGCCTTCAGAACAGCTGACCCTGCTGGTACGCGAGTTCTTCGACCTGCGTCCATACGGACTGATTCAGATGCTGGATCTGCTGCACCCAATCTACAAAGAAACCGCGGCATACGGTCACTTTGGTCGTGAACATTTCCCATGGGAAAAAACCGACAAAGCCGCCCTGCTGCGTGAAGCTGCCGGTCTGAAATAATCGACTGACAAGAGCGTTAAAAAAGCCAGCCTTTGTGCTGGCTTTTTTTGTGTCGGGTGGCGGCTGCGCCTTACCCGACCTACGGGGTATGGAGCTTTTGTAGGCCGGGTAAGGCGCAGCCGCCACCCGGCAATGTTTGGAACCGCTTACACGCCAGTCCATGTGCCTCGCTTTCGGAATAATCTCTTTGCGTGATGGCATTTCTTGTGCTGTTACATTTCCTTTCAGTTAAGTCTGAAATGTATTCTTTCGCGATGCATATCACCTCATTTACCTCTATATTTTCAAAGCTTTAATAATTTTTACGGTTACACACCAGTGTAACCGATTACACCAATGTGATTAATCTCACATATTTTTACGGGTCACTCACCTACCCTTAACATCAATAAAACTGATAACCCAACTGGAGGGCATAATGCCTGACAATAAAAAACAGGGGCGTACGTCCAACAAGGCGATGACATTCTTCGTCTGCTTCCTCGCCGCCCTGGCAGGTTTACTTTTTGGCCTGGATATCGGCGTGATTGCTGGCGCCCTTCCCTTCATCGCAGACGAATTCCAGATTAACGCGCATACCCAGGAATGGGTGGTCAGCTCGATGATGTTTGGCGCAGCGGTTGGTGCTGTCGGCAGCGGCTGGCTCTCCTTCAAGCTCGGACGTAAAAAGAGCCTAATGATTGGTGCCATTCTCTTCGTCGCCGGTTCACTCTTCTCTGCTGCCGCCCCTAACGTTGAAGTGCTTATTCTTTCCCGCGTACTGCTGGGGCTGGCCGTCGGCGTCGCGTCCTACACCGCCCCGCTCTATCTCTCTGAAATTGCGCCAGAGAAAATTCGCGGCAGTATGATTTCGATGTACCAGCTGATGATTACCATCGGTATTCTCGGGGCTTATCTTTCCGATACCGCGTTCAGCTACAGCGGCGCATGGCGCTGGATGCTTGGCGTGATCATCATCCCGGCCATTTTGCTGCTGATTGGCGTCTTCTTCCTGCCGGACAGCCCACGCTGGTTTGCCGCAAAGCGCCGCTTCCACGATGCCGAACGGGTGCTGCTGCGCCTGCGCGACACCAGTGCGGAGGCGAAAAACGAGCTGGAAGAGATCCGCGAAAGCCTGAAGGTGAAGCAGTCTGGCTGGGCGCTGTTTAAAGAGAACAGCAACTTCCGTCGCGCAGTATTCCTCGGCGTGCTGCTGCAGGTGATGCAACAGTTCACCGGGATGAACGTCATCATGTATTACGCGCCAAAAATCTTTGAGCTGGCGGGTTATACCAACACCACCGAGCAGATGTGGGGCACCGTCATCGTCGGCCTGACCAACGTGCTGGCGACCTTTATCGCGATCGGCCTGGTGGACCGCTGGGGACGTAAACCTACCCTGACGCTGGGCTTCCTGGTCATGGCGATCGGTATGGGCGTGCTGGGCACCATGATGCACGTCGGCATCCACTCCCCAACCGCACAGTATTTTGCGGTAGGCATGCTGCTGATGTTTATCGTCGGGTTCGCGATGAGCGCCGGTCCGCTGATTTGGGTACTGTGTTCTGAGATCCAGCCGCTGAAAGGGCGTGATTTTGGTATCACCTGCTCAACTGCAACCAACTGGATTGCCAACATGATCGTCGGCGCGACGTTCCTGACCATGCTCAATACCCTGGGCAATGCCAACACCTTCTGGGTCTACGCCGGTCTGAACATCTTCTTTATTGTGTTGACCATCTGGCTGGTTCCAGAAACCAAACATGTTTCACTGGAACATATTGAACGTAACCTGATGAAAGGTCGTCCACTGCGCGAAATCGGCGCACACGACTAATCCTCTTGCGGGAGGCGCCTCTTGCGCCTCCCCGCTTCGCGCTTTATGCTCTGCCCCTATGAAAGCTCCCCGTCTCCCCATCGCCCTTCAGCAAGCCGTTATGCGCAGCCTGCGGGAAAAACTCGCCCAGGCGAACCTGAAGCTCGGTCGGAATTACCCTGAACCGAAGCTCGTCTATCAGCAGCGTGGCACCGCGGCGGGTACTGCCTGGCTGGAATCGTATGAGATCCGCCTGAACCCGGTGTTGATGATGGAAAACCAGCAGGCGTTTATTGAGGAAGTGGTGCCGCATGAGCTGGCTCACCTCCTGGTGTGGAAACATTTTGGTCGCGTCGCGCCGCACGGAAAAGAGTGGAAGTGGATGATGGAGGCAGTACTGGGCGTTCCGGCGCGCAGAACTCATCAGTTCGAGCTGGAATCTGTACGTCGCAATACGTTCCCCTACCGCTGCCAGTGTCAGCAGCATCAGCTTACCGTCCGCCGCCATAATCGCGTGGTCCGCGGCGAGGCGACCTACCGCTGCGTCAAATGCGGCGAACCGCTTATTGCGGAGTAATCATTTGAACATTCAGGAACTTTCCTGATCTGACTGATTGCATACAGGAAAAACATTCGTTACGTTGCGGGCTCGTTTTGACACGGAGTGTAAGATGTCCCGTAATTTTTCTCTCGCGGTCGCCTTTCTGACGACAGCGTTCTCAGGCCATGCTCTGG comes from Enterobacter kobei and encodes:
- the galP gene encoding galactose/proton symporter — encoded protein: MPDNKKQGRTSNKAMTFFVCFLAALAGLLFGLDIGVIAGALPFIADEFQINAHTQEWVVSSMMFGAAVGAVGSGWLSFKLGRKKSLMIGAILFVAGSLFSAAAPNVEVLILSRVLLGLAVGVASYTAPLYLSEIAPEKIRGSMISMYQLMITIGILGAYLSDTAFSYSGAWRWMLGVIIIPAILLLIGVFFLPDSPRWFAAKRRFHDAERVLLRLRDTSAEAKNELEEIRESLKVKQSGWALFKENSNFRRAVFLGVLLQVMQQFTGMNVIMYYAPKIFELAGYTNTTEQMWGTVIVGLTNVLATFIAIGLVDRWGRKPTLTLGFLVMAIGMGVLGTMMHVGIHSPTAQYFAVGMLLMFIVGFAMSAGPLIWVLCSEIQPLKGRDFGITCSTATNWIANMIVGATFLTMLNTLGNANTFWVYAGLNIFFIVLTIWLVPETKHVSLEHIERNLMKGRPLREIGAHD
- a CDS encoding SprT family zinc-dependent metalloprotease, with product MKAPRLPIALQQAVMRSLREKLAQANLKLGRNYPEPKLVYQQRGTAAGTAWLESYEIRLNPVLMMENQQAFIEEVVPHELAHLLVWKHFGRVAPHGKEWKWMMEAVLGVPARRTHQFELESVRRNTFPYRCQCQQHQLTVRRHNRVVRGEATYRCVKCGEPLIAE